The following coding sequences are from one Salvelinus namaycush isolate Seneca chromosome 23, SaNama_1.0, whole genome shotgun sequence window:
- the LOC120018356 gene encoding adapter molecule crk-like, whose protein sequence is MAGNFDAEDRASWYWGRLSRQEAVSLLQGQRHGVFLVRDSITSPGDYVLSVSENSKVSHYIINSISNNRQSGSGQAPPRFRIGDQEFDALHSLLEFYKIHYLDTTTLIEPINKAKHSPLVSVNAGAGGPPQRQEDEMVRALFDFPGNDDEDLPFRKGDILRVLEKPEEQWWNAKNLEGRAGMIPVPYVEKYRPASPTSGGLGTGGPGGVGSVDGSSVQGPPLLYPSQYAQPTPLPNLQNGPVLARAIQKRVPNAYDKTALALEVGDMVKVTKINVNGQWEGECKGKRGHFPFTHVKLLDHNSPEDDVS, encoded by the exons ATGGCCGGAAATTTTGACGCAGAGGATCGTGCAAGTTGGTACTGGGGAAGATTAAGTAGACAGGAGGCAGTTTCACTTTTACAAGGACAGAGACACGGAGTGTTTTTGGTGAGAGACTCTATTACAAGCCCAGGCGACTACGTCCTGTCCGTTTCAGAGAATTCCAAAGTCTCGCATTACATAATCAACAGCATCAGCAACAACCGGCAGTCTGGCTCAG GCCAGGCGCCTCCACGGTTCCGCATAGGGGACCAGGAGTTTGACGCCCTCCATTCCCTGCTGGAGTTTTACAAGATCCACTACCTGGACACCACCACTCTGATAGAGCCCATCAACAAGGCCAAACACTCTCCCTTGGTCAGCGTCAACGCAGGTGCTGGAGGCCCGCCGCAGCGGCAGGAAGACGAGATGGTCCGTGCCCTCTTCGACTTCCCAGGCAACGACGATGAAGATCTGCCTTTCAGAAAGGGCGACATCCTGCGGGTCCTGGAGAAGCCTGAGGAGCAGTGGTGGAACGCCAAGAATTTAGAGGGGCGTGCCGGGATGATCCCTGTGCCCTACGTGGAGAAGTACCGACCGGCCTCTCCCACCTCGGGGGGCCTTGGAACAGGGGGTCCAGGTGGGGTGGGCTCGGTAGACGGCTCAAGTGTTCAGGGCCCTCCTCTGCTATACCCGAGCCAGTACGCCCAGCCCACACCTCTGCCCAACCTGCAGAACGGACCCGTCTTGGCCAGGGCTATCCAGAAGAGGGTGCCCAATGCCTACGACAAGACCGCCCTTGCCTTAGAG GTGGGTGACATGGTGAAGGTGACAAAGATCAACGTGAACGGCCAGTGGGAGGGCGAGTGTAAGGGCAAACGAGGCCACTTCCCCTTCACCCATGTTAAGCTGCTGGACCATAACAGCCCTGAGGACGACGTGAGCTGA
- the LOC120018355 gene encoding 14-3-3 protein epsilon-like, which yields MGDRDDLVYQAKLAEQAERYDEMVESMKRVAGLDVELTVEERNLLSVAYKNVIGARRASWRIISSIEQREENKGGEDKLKMIREYRQTVENELKSICNDILDVLDKHLIPAANTGESKVFYYKMKGDYHRYLAEFATGNDRKEAAENSLVAYKAASDIAMIELPPTHPIRLGLALNFSVFYYEILNSPDRACRLAKAAFDDAIAELDTLSEESYKDSTLIMQLLRDNLTLWTSDMQGDAGEEQPNKEALQDVEDEPQ from the exons ATGGGCGATCGGGATGATTTAGTATATCAGGCAAAACTCGCCGAACAGGCTGAGAGATATGACG AAATGGTGGAGTCCATGAAAAGAGTGGCCGGGTTGGATGTGGAACTAACAGTCGAGGAGCGAAACCTACTATCAGTGGCCTACAAAAATGTCATTGGGGCGAGGAGAGCATCATGGAGGATAATCAGCAGTATTGAACAAAGGGAAGAAAACAAGGGTGGAGAAGACAAATTGAAAATGATCCGGGAATACAGGCAAACA GTTGAGAACGAGCTGAAGTCAATCTGTAATGACATTTTGGATGTGCTGGACAAGCACCTTATTCCAGCTGCCAACACGGGAGAGTCCAAGGTCTTCTACTACAAAAT GAAAGGCGATTACCACAGGTATCTGGCTGAGTTTGCCACCGGGAACGACAGGAAGGAGGCTGCAGAGAACAGTTTGGTCGCCTACAAAGCTGCGAGCGACATCGCCATGATCGAACTGCCACCTACACACCCCATTCGCCTAGGCCTCGCTCTTAACTTCTCCGTATTTTACTATGAAATCCTCAACTCGCCTGACCGCGCCTGCAG GTTGGCGAAGGCTGCGTTCGATGACGCCATTGCAGAGCTGGACACGCTGAGCGAGGAAAGCTACAAGGACTCCACACTAATCATGCAGTTGTTACGCGACAACCTGACACTATGGACTTCAGACATGCAGGGAGATG CGGGTGAAGAACAACCGAACAAAGAGGCGCTGCAAGATGTGGAGGACGAGCCCCAGTAA